One Rhodococcus jostii RHA1 DNA window includes the following coding sequences:
- a CDS encoding transposase, whose product MSTPRGQPHQLVEGDDGVIVDHNVERGNPADAPQLAPAVDRVRTRAGRPPRTVTADRGYGEKAVEDDLRDLGVRHVVIPRKGKPSADRRAEEHRPAFRRTIKWRTGVEGRISALKRGYGWDRTRIDSTEGAKIWVGHGVLAHNLVKISTLAA is encoded by the coding sequence GTGTCCACTCCAAGGGGGCAGCCTCACCAGCTCGTCGAAGGCGACGACGGCGTGATCGTGGACCACAACGTCGAACGCGGCAACCCGGCCGACGCACCCCAGCTGGCCCCAGCCGTGGATCGGGTCCGCACACGCGCCGGCCGGCCACCCCGCACGGTCACCGCCGACCGCGGCTACGGCGAGAAAGCCGTCGAGGACGACCTCCGTGACCTCGGCGTGCGCCACGTCGTCATCCCCCGCAAGGGCAAACCCTCAGCTGACCGGCGAGCCGAGGAACACCGCCCGGCGTTCCGACGAACAATCAAGTGGCGCACCGGAGTCGAAGGCAGAATCAGCGCCCTCAAACGTGGATATGGCTGGGACCGCACCCGCATCGACAGCACCGAAGGCGCCAAGATCTGGGTCGGCCACGGGGTCCTGGCGCACAACCTGGTCAAGATCAGCACCCTGGCAGCGTGA
- a CDS encoding transposase, protein MISTVDPESRHTRKSPEARRDGYRAHVAAEPETGIITDEALTKATGTENSDPGVAEKFLAADAEARLGEAGADGVGAREGYGDSAYGTGDLRGAMHDAGHDAVIKPKPLHAAVEGGFTVDDFTVDEPAGTVTCPAGNTRPITKARHVIFGALCRDCPLSARCTTSKSGRTLDLHERDALLRRARADWAAKPELREKHQQNRPNVERVVSQIASRGGRRLKLRYRGTEKDHAWLTRRTAGLSLRTLVGRGLVRTAGIWALTPQTT, encoded by the coding sequence GTGATTTCCACGGTGGACCCCGAATCGCGGCACACCCGCAAGTCGCCCGAGGCCCGCCGAGACGGGTATCGGGCGCATGTGGCGGCCGAACCGGAGACCGGGATCATCACCGACGAGGCACTCACCAAGGCCACCGGGACGGAGAACTCCGATCCGGGTGTCGCCGAGAAATTCCTGGCCGCGGACGCCGAGGCCCGCCTCGGTGAGGCCGGTGCGGATGGGGTCGGCGCACGAGAGGGGTACGGCGATTCCGCTTACGGCACAGGGGATCTGCGCGGTGCGATGCACGACGCCGGGCACGACGCGGTGATCAAGCCCAAGCCGCTGCACGCGGCGGTGGAGGGCGGATTCACCGTCGACGACTTCACGGTCGACGAGCCGGCGGGGACGGTGACCTGCCCGGCCGGTAACACCCGCCCGATCACCAAGGCCCGCCACGTGATCTTCGGCGCGCTCTGCCGCGACTGCCCGCTCTCCGCGCGCTGCACCACCTCCAAATCCGGTCGCACCCTCGATCTGCACGAACGCGATGCTCTGCTTCGCCGGGCCCGCGCCGACTGGGCCGCGAAACCCGAACTGCGGGAGAAGCACCAGCAGAACCGACCCAACGTGGAACGCGTGGTCTCCCAGATCGCCAGCCGCGGCGGCCGCCGCCTCAAACTCCGCTACCGGGGCACCGAGAAGGACCACGCTTGGCTCACGCGCCGCACCGCCGGGCTCAGCCTGCGCACCCTCGTCGGCCGCGGCCTCGTCCGAACCGCAGGAATCTGGGCCCTGACACCGCAGACCACCTGA
- a CDS encoding TetR/AcrR family transcriptional regulator, whose product MKSTDGGQYRRPRADSERNRSEILSQAEKHFTDHGVNASLETVARSAGVGSATLYRHFPTRDALLAELLQRRNVRIDEERARIKTVADSGVALEQWLDALESYFTAFDGLPEPLRNAFVEEHNPLALTCEGFVDYTEEFLSAAQRDGKASPTARGRDLFLAALAVSWVRDAALSDHSSPRRLRGLIANGYTRVSAAERS is encoded by the coding sequence GTGAAGTCTACTGACGGAGGGCAGTATCGTCGCCCGCGCGCCGATTCGGAGCGGAACCGTTCAGAGATCCTCAGTCAGGCAGAGAAGCATTTCACCGATCACGGAGTGAATGCGTCCCTGGAGACAGTGGCGCGTAGCGCCGGAGTGGGCTCGGCGACGCTCTACCGCCACTTCCCGACGAGAGATGCCCTGCTCGCCGAACTCTTGCAGCGCCGGAATGTCCGGATTGATGAAGAGCGCGCGCGTATCAAGACTGTTGCCGATAGCGGCGTGGCGCTCGAGCAGTGGCTGGATGCGTTGGAGAGTTACTTCACCGCCTTCGACGGACTTCCGGAGCCGCTGCGCAACGCATTCGTGGAGGAGCACAACCCTCTCGCACTGACGTGCGAAGGCTTCGTCGACTACACCGAGGAGTTTCTCTCTGCCGCCCAGCGCGACGGCAAGGCATCGCCCACTGCGCGAGGCCGCGATCTTTTCCTCGCCGCACTGGCAGTGAGCTGGGTCCGGGACGCCGCTCTTTCAGACCATTCATCCCCTCGGCGACTTCGCGGGCTGATCGCGAATGGCTACACCAGAGTCTCCGCAGCCGAACGGAGTTGA
- a CDS encoding DHA2 family efflux MFS transporter permease subunit, translating to MGASPVYINGGTPRLRCTQLIRRVPVLQKASTRMTSRAASPLPDSGTTAETPRTPAGGTTISPASASNKKFARAEKLVLGILMASAFIVLTNEMLLGVAIPTLINDLELNASTAQWLTTGYLLVMAILIPTTGFIMRAFHLRTIYLTSMTLFIVGTALGAAASGFGLLFAGRIVQAAGSAIFLPLLMSTTMRLVPVERRGRFMAMVVVVTAVGPALAPGISGLVLSQLGWRWLFLGMLPLALLGLALGAVKLKNSTTREPGKVDLLSVLLSVIGFGALVYGLATMGESIAGHTSTPPLMPILVGVVGIAAFAFRQSALQRNGEPLLDLRIFRAGGFVIPLTAMLGLTLTAFGAGVIYPLVLSSIRGLEPLDIGLLLIPGGITVAIVSAIGGQVYDRVGPRPLVISGAITVAISFVLMTRVTSDTPTAYIVAANIIMFVGQALMWTPLTTAALSALSPALYPYGSAAFGSTQQLGGAAGTAVLISAYTLGSNSGATSALTLEQSVSAAQAAFTAGLVIACLNVLVTLFVRRPSSTNPAMTENVT from the coding sequence ATGGGGGCATCCCCCGTTTATATTAATGGGGGCACCCCCCGTTTACGTTGCACGCAGTTGATTCGACGGGTGCCCGTTCTCCAGAAAGCGAGTACTCGCATGACTTCACGCGCCGCCTCCCCTCTTCCCGACTCGGGAACGACGGCCGAAACCCCACGTACCCCTGCTGGGGGTACGACGATAAGCCCGGCATCCGCCAGTAACAAGAAGTTCGCCCGCGCAGAGAAACTCGTTCTCGGCATCCTGATGGCCTCAGCGTTCATCGTGCTTACCAACGAGATGCTGCTCGGCGTAGCTATCCCGACCCTCATCAACGATCTTGAGCTGAACGCGTCAACGGCCCAGTGGCTCACCACGGGCTACCTGCTTGTAATGGCGATTCTGATCCCGACCACCGGGTTCATCATGCGCGCGTTCCACCTGCGAACGATCTACTTGACCTCGATGACACTGTTCATCGTAGGAACGGCGCTCGGCGCAGCAGCTTCCGGATTCGGGCTGTTGTTCGCCGGAAGGATTGTCCAAGCCGCCGGAAGCGCGATCTTCCTTCCTTTGCTGATGTCGACAACCATGCGGCTGGTGCCCGTCGAGCGCCGCGGCAGGTTCATGGCGATGGTTGTCGTCGTCACTGCCGTCGGTCCGGCTCTCGCCCCCGGCATCTCGGGTCTGGTCCTGTCCCAGCTGGGATGGCGCTGGTTGTTCCTGGGCATGCTTCCCCTTGCCCTGCTGGGACTTGCGCTCGGGGCCGTGAAGCTGAAGAACAGCACGACTCGTGAGCCCGGCAAGGTCGATCTTCTCTCCGTCCTGCTGTCCGTCATCGGGTTCGGAGCACTCGTCTACGGACTCGCAACCATGGGCGAATCGATCGCCGGGCACACGAGCACGCCGCCCTTGATGCCGATCCTCGTAGGTGTTGTGGGAATCGCCGCATTCGCTTTCCGCCAGTCGGCGTTACAGCGCAACGGGGAGCCGCTGCTGGACCTCCGCATCTTCCGAGCTGGAGGCTTCGTCATCCCGCTGACCGCGATGCTCGGTCTGACCCTGACCGCCTTCGGAGCCGGGGTCATCTACCCGCTCGTGTTGAGCAGCATCCGCGGACTCGAACCGCTCGACATCGGACTGCTCCTTATTCCAGGAGGCATCACCGTGGCGATCGTCTCGGCCATCGGTGGACAGGTCTACGACCGTGTCGGGCCCCGGCCGCTGGTCATCTCCGGCGCCATCACGGTGGCAATTTCGTTCGTACTGATGACGCGGGTGACCTCCGACACGCCGACCGCTTACATCGTCGCCGCCAACATCATCATGTTCGTCGGACAGGCCCTGATGTGGACCCCGCTGACGACGGCTGCGTTGTCTGCCCTCTCCCCGGCTCTGTACCCGTATGGCAGTGCCGCGTTCGGAAGCACGCAGCAGCTCGGCGGCGCCGCCGGAACAGCCGTTCTGATTTCCGCGTACACCTTGGGATCGAACTCCGGCGCCACGAGCGCACTGACTCTCGAACAATCCGTGTCTGCAGCGCAGGCTGCGTTCACCGCCGGGCTCGTCATCGCGTGCCTCAACGTCCTCGTGACGCTCTTCGTCCGCCGTCCCTCATCCACGAACCCGGCCATGACCGAGAACGTCACCTGA
- a CDS encoding NAD(P)H-binding protein codes for MTILVSGASGRLGRLILNSLIARGVPTSELVAGARSPQRLDDLRARGIRTVAFDYDDPTTLRAGLEGIDRFVLVSVSQPDTPVTQHDAVIAAAAAADLQALAYTSVYRASESALPLAPIHAAAERAIAATSIPAVILRNNSYTELYLGPLMQARQTGVIAAAAGNGRIAGATRLDLADAAAAAILDDSYLGQVLELSGDTAFSYADIAAAATEIFGRPVTYRALTVEQLREGLTAAGLDAHTVGVLTRLDAAIAAGDLDSTDRTLGRMIGRPTTTLHDVLRAGSDSAAGSATNTKDIP; via the coding sequence ATGACGATCCTCGTCAGCGGCGCAAGCGGCCGCCTCGGCCGACTCATCCTGAATAGCCTCATCGCACGTGGCGTCCCCACCTCGGAGCTCGTGGCCGGTGCTCGCTCGCCGCAAAGGCTAGATGATCTGCGGGCGCGCGGCATCCGGACCGTGGCATTCGACTACGACGACCCCACCACGCTTCGCGCGGGACTCGAAGGAATCGATCGATTCGTCCTCGTGTCGGTCTCCCAACCCGACACACCTGTCACGCAGCACGATGCAGTCATCGCAGCTGCCGCCGCCGCCGACCTGCAGGCCCTCGCCTACACGAGCGTTTACCGCGCGAGCGAAAGCGCTCTTCCGTTGGCTCCCATCCACGCGGCCGCGGAGCGGGCGATCGCCGCGACGAGCATTCCCGCGGTGATCCTGCGGAACAACTCCTACACCGAGCTCTACCTCGGACCCCTCATGCAAGCACGGCAGACCGGCGTCATCGCGGCTGCCGCCGGAAACGGGCGCATCGCCGGCGCGACACGGCTCGACCTCGCCGACGCTGCCGCCGCCGCGATCCTCGACGACTCCTACCTCGGACAGGTTCTGGAGCTCTCGGGTGACACCGCGTTCTCCTACGCCGACATCGCCGCTGCGGCAACCGAAATCTTCGGCCGCCCCGTCACTTACCGCGCCCTGACGGTGGAACAGCTTCGCGAAGGACTGACCGCCGCGGGACTCGATGCCCACACCGTGGGAGTCCTCACGCGGCTCGACGCAGCGATAGCCGCGGGTGACCTCGACTCGACCGACCGCACCCTGGGCCGGATGATCGGCCGCCCCACGACGACCCTTCACGACGTCCTGCGCGCTGGTTCTGACTCGGCTGCAGGATCCGCGACGAATACGAAGGACATCCCATGA
- a CDS encoding SDR family NAD(P)-dependent oxidoreductase, with protein sequence MEDTKDLVAVIMGASRGLGKGIALELGQRGATVYIVGRTTVSGSQVSAGGRPVPGSIHETAAEVTAVGGHGIAVACDLSKDDDIRALFERVREESGYLNILVNNAASMHDEMGKRPFWEAPANFADIINVGLRCHHVATYYAAPLLIESGRGLIVNISFYGNAKIHDPAYYAAKAGLDQLAASYADEFTPLNIAAVSLWPGFVRTERGEEVLGDSKEVFEGMGMESPRYGGRVLNAVWDDPDMMTLTGKTLIAAELGERYGVSDLPGFDPKSLREVYGSPHPRLDLD encoded by the coding sequence ATGGAAGACACGAAGGACTTGGTGGCGGTGATCATGGGCGCCAGTCGGGGGCTCGGCAAGGGCATCGCGCTCGAACTCGGCCAGCGCGGCGCGACCGTCTATATCGTCGGCCGGACCACCGTGAGCGGTAGCCAGGTGTCGGCAGGCGGCAGACCGGTGCCCGGCTCGATCCACGAGACGGCGGCTGAAGTCACCGCTGTCGGCGGACACGGCATCGCCGTTGCATGCGATCTCTCCAAGGACGACGATATTCGCGCTCTCTTCGAGCGAGTGAGGGAGGAAAGTGGCTACCTGAATATTTTGGTCAACAATGCTGCGTCGATGCACGACGAGATGGGCAAGCGTCCTTTCTGGGAAGCTCCGGCCAATTTTGCCGACATCATCAACGTGGGGCTGCGCTGCCACCATGTCGCGACCTATTACGCAGCGCCTCTGCTGATCGAGAGCGGTCGGGGCCTGATCGTGAACATCTCCTTCTACGGCAACGCGAAGATCCATGATCCGGCCTACTATGCGGCGAAAGCCGGGCTGGACCAACTGGCGGCGTCCTATGCGGATGAATTCACGCCGTTGAACATCGCCGCCGTTTCGCTGTGGCCCGGCTTCGTCAGAACCGAGCGTGGCGAAGAGGTCCTTGGCGACTCCAAAGAGGTCTTCGAAGGCATGGGGATGGAAAGCCCGCGGTATGGTGGGCGCGTCCTCAACGCTGTCTGGGACGATCCGGACATGATGACGCTGACGGGCAAGACGCTGATCGCTGCTGAGTTGGGCGAGCGATACGGTGTGTCGGACCTTCCCGGCTTCGACCCGAAATCACTGCGTGAGGTCTACGGATCGCCGCATCCCCGCCTCGATCTCGATTGA
- a CDS encoding 2,3-butanediol dehydrogenase: MRKVVTSMLALRLYREHDARLEEVPEPELRPGAVKVKVAWAGICGSDLSLFETAPVPLDYSNPIMQETGPHTLGHEFSGYVTEVAEGVTTVQVGDLVAVRPNFADGTCPSCQAGHPNMCDNFAFIGINGWGGGFSESVVVPADHAYVLPPGFNAQIAALIEPLTVAWHAVKLAEIPKDGTALVVGAGPIGLSTVLALRAQGISKIIVSEPSEARKKLAAEVGADLVIDPRETDVVAAVRDATGGRGADVSFEASGIGKATLQPAIDALCTAGRAVILASFHGDVPTDVMPFLTKEKVLTGSFAYTAQDFSDVRDAVVDGRITPDALISSRIQLSDVLDSGIKHLLGEGRTTEVKILVSPS, translated from the coding sequence ATGAGAAAGGTTGTTACCAGTATGCTCGCTCTTCGGCTTTATCGTGAACACGATGCACGGCTGGAGGAGGTTCCGGAACCAGAACTGCGTCCAGGAGCGGTCAAGGTCAAAGTTGCCTGGGCCGGAATCTGCGGGTCGGACCTCTCCTTGTTCGAAACTGCGCCAGTCCCCCTCGACTACTCGAACCCGATCATGCAGGAGACAGGACCTCATACACTCGGACACGAGTTCTCTGGGTATGTCACCGAAGTCGCAGAGGGCGTCACAACCGTGCAGGTGGGTGACCTGGTGGCGGTTCGCCCGAATTTTGCCGACGGCACCTGTCCCTCCTGCCAGGCGGGGCATCCGAATATGTGCGACAACTTCGCTTTCATCGGAATCAACGGCTGGGGTGGCGGATTCAGCGAGAGCGTAGTCGTGCCCGCAGACCACGCGTATGTGCTCCCGCCGGGGTTCAATGCACAGATCGCTGCATTGATCGAACCGCTTACCGTCGCTTGGCACGCCGTCAAATTGGCGGAGATTCCCAAGGATGGAACCGCACTCGTCGTGGGCGCCGGTCCGATCGGCCTAAGCACAGTACTGGCATTGCGAGCTCAGGGCATATCGAAGATCATCGTCAGCGAGCCCAGCGAAGCGCGGAAGAAGCTCGCCGCAGAAGTCGGCGCTGACCTGGTCATCGACCCCCGGGAAACAGACGTCGTCGCCGCAGTCCGCGACGCGACCGGTGGACGCGGCGCCGATGTTTCGTTCGAGGCCTCCGGGATCGGCAAGGCTACGCTGCAGCCTGCCATCGATGCGCTGTGCACGGCAGGGCGTGCGGTGATCTTGGCGAGCTTCCATGGCGACGTTCCGACGGATGTAATGCCGTTCCTCACTAAGGAGAAGGTGCTTACCGGCAGTTTCGCCTATACCGCCCAGGATTTTTCCGACGTCCGTGATGCCGTTGTTGATGGCCGGATCACGCCAGATGCGCTCATCAGTAGCCGAATTCAACTGTCGGATGTGCTCGACTCTGGAATCAAACACCTTCTCGGCGAGGGACGTACGACCGAGGTGAAGATTCTCGTGTCTCCCTCATAG
- a CDS encoding WhiB family transcriptional regulator: MDETTDSGTHDEAASKTICRTCPVRPECPAYAVNPVKMKASGRTAPHTRTPPVPNDAGTGGYARGN; encoded by the coding sequence ATCGATGAAACGACCGACTCCGGCACGCATGACGAAGCGGCCTCGAAAACCATATGTAGAACCTGCCCGGTACGCCCCGAGTGCCCCGCGTACGCGGTCAATCCGGTGAAAATGAAGGCATCCGGACGGACTGCCCCACACACACGAACGCCACCGGTACCGAACGACGCCGGTACCGGTGGTTACGCCCGAGGCAACTGA
- a CDS encoding IS256 family transposase, translating into MTSAHDIDLQQILTDRLTGASPDLLRELLTMFIHTLMGAEADALCGAGYGQRSEERTNSRNGYRHRDFDTRVGTLDVAIPKLRSGSYFPDWLLERRKRAEKALTTVVATCYLLGVSTRRMDRLVDTLGITGLSKSQVSVMAKDLDTQVEAFRSRPLDTGPYTFVAADALVLKVRENGRVVNVHTLVAVGVNAEGYREILGVDVTSSEDGAGWLAFFRSLVARGLGGVRLVTSDAHAGLVAAIGGTLPGASWQRCRTHYSTNLMAVTPKASWPWVKTLLHSVYDQPDADSVHAQYDRIIGALSEKLPRVADHLDAARPDLLAFTAFPKQIWKQIWSNNPQERLNKEIRRRTDVVGIFPDRTALIRLVGAVLAEQHDEWIEGRRYLGLDVLARSRNDKPTDSSTESTEEVTPALTA; encoded by the coding sequence ATGACCAGTGCCCACGATATCGACCTGCAGCAGATCCTGACCGACCGACTCACCGGGGCAAGCCCCGACCTGCTGCGCGAGCTGCTGACGATGTTCATTCACACCCTGATGGGCGCCGAGGCCGACGCACTGTGCGGCGCCGGCTACGGACAACGCTCCGAGGAGCGCACCAACTCGCGTAACGGATACCGGCACCGCGACTTCGACACCCGCGTCGGCACCCTCGACGTGGCGATCCCGAAGCTGCGGTCCGGTTCGTACTTCCCCGATTGGTTGCTCGAGCGTCGCAAACGCGCCGAAAAGGCCCTGACTACCGTGGTTGCCACCTGCTACCTGCTCGGGGTCTCCACCCGGCGGATGGACCGGCTCGTCGACACGTTGGGCATCACCGGCCTGTCCAAGTCGCAGGTGTCCGTGATGGCCAAGGACCTCGACACCCAGGTCGAGGCGTTCCGCAGCCGCCCGCTCGATACCGGGCCGTACACCTTCGTCGCCGCCGACGCCCTGGTGCTCAAGGTGCGGGAAAACGGTCGGGTGGTGAATGTACACACCCTGGTCGCGGTCGGCGTCAACGCCGAGGGCTACCGCGAGATCCTGGGCGTGGATGTGACCTCGTCCGAGGACGGTGCCGGCTGGCTGGCGTTCTTCCGATCGCTCGTCGCCCGCGGTTTGGGCGGGGTGCGGTTGGTGACCTCCGATGCGCACGCCGGGCTGGTGGCGGCGATCGGTGGGACCCTGCCGGGCGCCTCGTGGCAGAGGTGCCGAACCCATTACTCGACAAACCTGATGGCGGTGACCCCGAAGGCATCGTGGCCTTGGGTGAAGACGTTGCTGCACTCGGTCTACGACCAACCCGACGCGGATTCTGTTCATGCCCAATATGATCGAATCATCGGCGCACTGTCGGAGAAGTTGCCGAGGGTCGCTGACCACCTCGACGCAGCACGACCGGACCTGTTGGCGTTCACCGCATTTCCCAAGCAGATTTGGAAACAGATCTGGAGCAACAATCCGCAGGAGCGCCTCAATAAGGAAATCCGCAGGAGAACCGATGTGGTCGGAATCTTCCCGGATCGTACCGCCCTGATCCGGCTCGTCGGTGCGGTCTTGGCCGAACAACACGACGAGTGGATCGAAGGGCGCCGCTATCTCGGCCTGGACGTTCTGGCCCGTTCCCGCAACGACAAGCCCACCGACAGCAGCACCGAGTCCACCGAGGAGGTGACACCGGCCTTGACTGCCTGA
- a CDS encoding IS3-like element ISRhosp1 family transposase (programmed frameshift) produces the protein MGRQSLYTEEFRKDAVALYRAADGKRTYADVAADVGVSGETLRTWVRKDTAARNARSQDRSTGADGTEADELARLRAENARLRGAGKGMAARTRDSAPGSRVFRKGGEVKTRRWDFISDHRAEFGVQRLCRALGTSRSAYYKHLITEPARIERQAEEAATVAEIRAIHTEHRSAYGAPRVHAELRSRGRKINRKRVTRLMRIHHVVGRHLRRSKRTTIADKSAPSVPDLVMRDFTATAVDTKWCGDITYIPVGSSWLFLATVIDICSRRVVGWSIADHMRTELVTDAIEMAVRTRGGDVGGVIFHSDRGSQYTAASFVDVCRRHGIQQSRGRVGSSYDNALAESFFQGLKREWLHGRSWTSKSQARLELFEWLSYFNRRRRHSALGYLTPVEFEQRLIASSTLSVAA, from the exons GTGGGACGCCAGTCTCTGTACACGGAGGAATTCCGGAAAGACGCGGTCGCGTTGTACCGCGCGGCCGACGGTAAACGCACGTACGCGGATGTGGCCGCGGATGTGGGCGTCAGTGGCGAGACGCTACGGACGTGGGTCCGCAAGGACACCGCCGCCCGTAACGCGCGCTCGCAGGACCGCAGTACCGGCGCCGACGGGACCGAGGCGGACGAGCTCGCGCGGCTGCGCGCGGAGAACGCGCGGCTGCGCGGTGCGG GAAAAGGAATGGCAGCTCGAACGCGAGATTCTGCGCCGGGCAGCCGCGTATTTCGCAAAGGAGGTGAAGTGAAGACCCGCCGCTGGGACTTCATCTCCGACCATCGCGCCGAGTTCGGCGTGCAGCGGCTGTGCCGGGCGCTCGGGACCTCCCGTTCCGCCTACTACAAGCACCTGATCACGGAGCCGGCCCGAATCGAGCGGCAGGCCGAGGAAGCCGCGACAGTCGCCGAGATCCGCGCAATCCATACCGAGCACCGGAGCGCCTACGGCGCCCCGCGGGTTCACGCCGAACTCCGCTCCCGCGGACGCAAGATCAACCGCAAACGGGTGACCCGGCTGATGCGAATCCACCACGTGGTGGGCAGGCACCTGCGCCGCAGCAAGCGCACGACCATCGCGGACAAGTCGGCTCCGTCGGTGCCGGATCTGGTGATGCGAGACTTCACCGCTACGGCTGTCGATACCAAGTGGTGTGGGGACATCACCTACATCCCGGTGGGATCCTCGTGGTTGTTCTTGGCCACGGTGATCGACATCTGCTCACGCCGGGTGGTGGGCTGGTCGATCGCTGACCACATGCGCACCGAGCTCGTCACGGACGCGATCGAGATGGCGGTGCGCACCCGCGGTGGTGACGTCGGTGGCGTTATCTTCCACAGCGATCGCGGATCACAGTACACCGCAGCATCTTTCGTCGATGTCTGCCGCCGTCATGGGATTCAGCAAAGTCGAGGACGGGTCGGGTCAAGTTACGATAATGCTCTCGCCGAGTCGTTCTTCCAAGGACTCAAGAGGGAGTGGCTGCACGGACGGAGTTGGACGTCGAAGTCGCAGGCACGGCTGGAGCTGTTCGAGTGGCTCTCGTACTTCAATCGACGTCGCCGTCACTCCGCCCTCGGATACCTCACCCCAGTGGAGTTCGAACAACGACTCATCGCGTCGTCTACGCTGTCAGTTGCCGCATGA
- a CDS encoding tyrosine-type recombinase/integrase — protein sequence MNEDEERPRDLAALAVPLVGSLEETGDPWLPFRLIDPSGAAVEAVSAYFRDLQAADRSEATIRSYGMDLLRWFRFLWAIEVSWNRATRAQARDFCRWMLVAGKPSRPHWRRPQEVPDPSSSRDAYAPSVRAHSETVLRGFYEFHLDAGSGPLVNPFPLDRSRRGRRAHAHHNPMEPHRNERTGRYRPVVPDRIPRSVSDAEFNEIFARLPSNRDRALVAFYVSTGARASELLSVTQGGVDPGRQLITVIRKGSREAQELPASTDAFVWLRLYQVEMAGLTLKGRRQPLWWTSRTPVRPLTYHAVHRMFERAVDAAGSTVTLHALRHTAAYRMAEDPELPLTDVQFVLGHALLTTTQRYLTPRKQDVIRRILAHHAQQNRKAAERAAPPPAPGYRPETLQVLFGGAG from the coding sequence GTGAACGAAGACGAGGAGCGGCCACGGGATCTGGCGGCGCTGGCGGTGCCGTTGGTCGGTTCGCTGGAGGAGACCGGTGACCCGTGGTTGCCGTTCCGACTGATCGATCCGTCCGGGGCGGCGGTGGAGGCGGTGTCGGCCTACTTCCGTGATCTGCAGGCGGCCGACCGATCCGAGGCAACGATCCGCTCCTATGGCATGGATCTGCTGCGGTGGTTCCGGTTCCTGTGGGCGATCGAGGTTTCGTGGAACCGGGCGACGCGGGCCCAGGCCCGCGATTTCTGCCGCTGGATGCTTGTGGCGGGCAAGCCGTCTCGCCCGCATTGGCGCAGACCGCAGGAGGTGCCTGACCCGTCGTCGAGTCGGGATGCTTACGCGCCGTCGGTGCGTGCGCACTCGGAGACGGTGCTGCGCGGATTCTACGAGTTTCACCTGGATGCGGGCAGCGGACCGCTGGTGAATCCGTTCCCGCTGGACCGGTCGCGGCGGGGCCGACGAGCGCACGCCCATCACAATCCGATGGAGCCGCACCGCAACGAGCGGACGGGTAGGTATCGACCGGTGGTGCCCGACCGGATTCCCCGCAGCGTCTCGGACGCGGAGTTCAACGAGATCTTCGCCCGGCTTCCCTCGAACAGGGATCGGGCATTGGTCGCCTTCTACGTTTCCACCGGTGCGCGGGCCTCGGAGCTGTTGTCGGTCACGCAAGGCGGTGTCGACCCCGGCCGGCAGCTGATCACGGTGATCCGCAAGGGCAGCCGGGAGGCGCAGGAGCTGCCGGCGTCCACCGATGCGTTCGTGTGGCTGCGGCTCTACCAGGTGGAGATGGCCGGCCTGACACTCAAGGGGCGGCGGCAGCCGCTGTGGTGGACGTCTCGAACCCCGGTGCGTCCGTTGACTTATCATGCGGTGCACCGCATGTTCGAGCGGGCGGTCGACGCAGCGGGAAGCACGGTCACCTTGCACGCGCTGCGTCACACCGCCGCCTATCGGATGGCCGAGGACCCCGAACTGCCGCTGACCGATGTGCAGTTCGTCCTCGGGCACGCGCTGCTGACGACGACCCAGCGCTATCTGACGCCCCGCAAGCAAGACGTGATCCGGCGGATTCTGGCTCACCACGCGCAGCAGAACCGGAAGGCGGCCGAGCGGGCGGCCCCGCCACCCGCTCCTGGCTATCGGCCGGAGACACTGCAAGTGTTGTTCGGCGGCGCCGGATGA